In a genomic window of Diabrotica undecimpunctata isolate CICGRU chromosome 2, icDiaUnde3, whole genome shotgun sequence:
- the LOC140433895 gene encoding uncharacterized protein, which translates to MYAGKQPTGPYELKNDANTVVTRLLRYCSDTGRNVTMDNYFTSVSLANDLVHNHRITLVGTLRKNKRDVPPIFLDTKLRNRNSSMFTWGVDPNKCIPTSYVPKPNRNFLMLSMFHKDDEIDPERGDAMKPSVITFFNLTKGPVDVVDRMKVEYSTTRVSNRWPLTYFCFLLNIAGINS; encoded by the coding sequence ATGTATGCAGGTAAACAACCAACTGGTCCATATGAACTAAAGAACGATGCCAATACTGTTGTAACAAGACTTTTAAGATATTGTAGTGATACTGGACGAAATGTTACTATGGACAATTACTTTACATCTGTATCTTTGGCTAATGACTTGGTACACAACCACCGTATAACGTTAGTTGGCACATTACGTAAGAACAAGCGAGACGTTCCTCCAATTTTTTTAGATACTAAATTACGAAATAGAAATAGCAGCATGTTTACTTGGGGAGTCGATCCCAATAAATGCATTCCTACCTCATATGTACCAAAACCTAATAGAAATTTTCTGATGCTGTCGATGTTTCACAAAGATGATGAAATTGACCCAGAAAGGGGCGATGCAATGAAACCTTCAGTCATAACATTCTTTAATCTAACAAAAGGACCTGTTGATGTAGTGGACAGGATGAAGGTAGAATATTCGACTACAAGAGTGAGCAACCGTTGGCCTttaacttatttttgttttttactcaaTATTGCTGGCATAAATTCATAA